One Citrus sinensis cultivar Valencia sweet orange chromosome 5, DVS_A1.0, whole genome shotgun sequence genomic window, TATCCAATGCAAATATTACAGCAAGTAGTTCTTTCTTAGTTGTAGTgtaattcatttgagcactATTTAAAGTTCTACTTGCATAATAGATGACAGAGGGCTTACCTTCCTTTCTTTGACCCAGAACAGTGCCAACGGCATAatcactagcatcacacattagctcaaaaggCAAAGACCAATCAGGGGGTTGCATCATTGGGGCTGATGTCAAAAGggtagttattttttaaaaagcttGTTGACAATCATTAGTCCATTCAAATTGTGTGTCTTGTATTAGGAGGTTACAAATTGGTCTAGATAAGGCACTAAAGTCTTTTATAAACCTCTTATAAAATCCTGCATGTCCTAAAAAAGAACAGACTTCTCTAATTGTCTTTGGTGAGGGTAATTTCGAAATGACTTCAACTTTGGCTTTATCAACTTTGATTCCTTTTGAAGACACAATATGGCCTAAGACAATTCCAGAAGTGGCcatgaaatgacattttttccaatttaaaactagtcatttttctttacacctttccaaaactttttctaaattatcaAGACATGTATCaaaagaattaccaaataCAGTtaaattatccataaaaaccTCTAGACAATTTTCAATCATGTCACtaaaaatgcttagcatgcacctttgaaatgttgcaggagcattacaaagtcCAAAGGGCATTCTCctaaatgcaaatgttccaaaTGGGCATGTGAATGTGGTCTTTTTCTGGTCTTCTAAGGCTATAGGGATTGGATAATAGCCAGAGTAGCCATCAAAAAAGCAGTAGTAGGGATGTCCAGCCACTCTTTCGAGAATTTGGTCTAAAAATGGAAggggaaaatgatcttttctagtggcatcatttaattttctgtaatcaatgcacatgcgccAACTAGATGGAATTCGTGTTGGGATCGgttcacctttttcattttttacaacagTTATTCCAGATTTTTTTGGTACTACTTGTGTTGGACTTACCCATTTACTAGTAGAGATAGGGTAGATAATTCCTACATCTAGTAGTTTAAGGACCTCATTCtttaccacttctttcatatgaGGGTTTAGTCTTCTTTGTGGTTGACGAgttgttttggcattttccTCTAAGTGTATTCGGtgtttacaaattaaatgattaatgCCTTTTATGTCTTTTAAGGTCCAACCAAATGCAGTTTTATGCCTTTTTAGTACAGATAACAACTTACCTTCTTGATCATGCCTCAGCCGAGAAGAAATTACCACCGGATATGTCTGCTGCTCTCCAAGATAGGCATACTTCAATTCTTCTGGTAAAGGCTTTAATTCGAGCTCTGGTGCTTCCTCTTCGTTTGATTCCTCAGGTTGCACCGTATCTTCAAAGTTCGATTGGTTATCGTCATCTATAGGTACCTGCATAGAATTAAGTGTAGGGCATGTGTTAGTAGTATCACAATCTAATTCTttatttgattcaaaagaaccagcaaaacaaatttcagCAGAGTTTGTAAAATTCTCATCCTGAATGTGTTCCTCAATGATTGGCTCGATGAGATCAATTTCCTCAttctcattatcatcatcttcttggtGATGAGGTTGTTTACACATGTTGAACACATTGAGTTCCAgtgtcatgttgccgaaagataaattcattaatccATTCCTGCAATttatcaaagcattagcaATAGCTAAAAATGGTCGATCCAAAATAACAGGAATTTGTTTGCATTCATTAGCAATTGGTTCCGTTTCCAGAACCATAAAATCCACAAGATATATGAACTTATCGACTTGGACTAATATATCTTCAAttattccttttggaaccttAATCGATCTATCAGCAAGTAAAAGAGTGGTAGAAGTTGGTTTAAACTCACCGAGATTGAGTTGTTGGTACACTGAATAAGGAAACAAATTAACACTGGCACCAAGATCAAGTAAAGCATGTCCAATTTTATGATCCCCAATAGTCCAAGAAATAGTTGGACAACCAGGATCCTTGTATTTCAAAGCACTATTGGTTGAGAGAATGGAACTTACCTGTTCTTCTAGAAAAGCTCTCTTTTGCACCTTATGTTTCCTTTTCACTGTGCACAGATCTTTCAGAAGGCACTTGTTTAATGACATCCAGCAGAGGAATATTGACCTTAACTTGTTTAAAAACTTCATAAATTTCTGGACtgtgatttgatttctttggctTGATCAGTGCTTGAGGAAATGGGGGTACATGAGGAGAGTTGGTTATTTCTTCATGGGCTAAAGGTTCGACAGACTCTTCCCtattttctgaaattgaatctttactAGTTTCACTAGGGTCCAAAATGTGTTTTTCGACTACTTTACCACCACGAAGGGTTATAACCGATTTGACTTGACTCATATTTTGGTTTCCTGAATTTCCCATTTGAGGATGTTGTTGACTCTTGGGGTTTGGTTCAGGTTGAGCAGGaaactttcctttttcatgtATGGTCAGAACAGATGTAAGTTTAGAGATAGTTTCTGTCAAATTGGTTAAGGTTTGCATCGTTTGGTTATTGATTGACtcttgtttttcaataaacgaaTGCAATGTGTCTTTCAAAGTTTTTCTTGGTGGTGGGACATATGGTAGGTAACTCTGggagttttgaaaattttgacgtGGAGGAACTGGTTGTGAAGGTTGTGCATGATTGTCATTTCTCCAACTGAAATTTGGGTGGTTTCTCCAACCAGAGTTGTAAGTTTGGGAGTATGGATTTGGATTtggccttttgaaattgtCAACGACATTTACTTGTTCATGTAGACTTTCTCTCAGAGCTGGTAAAGTTGGACAGTCCTGTGTAGAATGGTCAGTAAAATCGCAAACataacatgaaatattttgaacagactttacatgatcattttttttcgaCTCTAACGCTTCAACTTTTCTAACTAATGATGCAAATTTGGCTTGAAAATCATGGTTTTCCCTAAGGTTATGCATGCCTCCACTAGATGGAGATGACTGAGGTTTACTTGACGACTCATAAGAACCAACTGTATCCCAGTGTTGTGCATTTTTTGCTATATAATCAAGATAGTCTAATGCATCTTCAGGACTTTTATCCCTAAACtcaccattacacatcatttcaacgACTTGTCTACCTTGGGATGTTAATCCCTTGTAAAAATAAGACACCAATCTCCATGTTTCAAAACCGTGATGTGGGCAAATGTTAAGTAGTtctttaaacctatcccaacattggtaGAGAGTTTCTCCTAGTTTTTGAGTGAAAGTGGTGATTTgtcttttgaaagaatttgttctgTGGGGTgggaataattttttcaaaaattgtgcTTGCATTTCATCTCAAGTTCTGATGGATTCTGACATAAgattttgtagccaagttttagctttatccttaagtgagaaaggaaaaaacttAAGCCTGATTATattcatgctacaattttgatCAGTACATGTGTTACAGACTTCCTCAAATTCCCTTAAATGCAAATATGGATTTTCAGACTCAAAACCATGAAAAGTATGAAGAAGTTGAATGATGCtaggtttgaaattaaaacgtgATGCATCAGGAGGGAAAACTATGCATGATGGTGACCCTGTTCTAGTAGGATGCATGAAGTCTCTAAGGGTCCTAAGTTGTTCATGAAGATTTTGCAAGGTTTGGTCATTTTCGTGCTCCGAAAAATTTTCAGCTCCTATGTCAATCATATTTAAGGGTGGTGAAGgtgattttctaattaatctaCCACTATTTGCACGAGACCAACGACGCATGTAATGCTAATGATGTGTGCTAGACTAGTGATGCAAAAAacactaaatgaaaattacggaagtaaaaataaactggaaattaaataagcaaaaaaaatgcgaaataaaaataaacaaactgaagataaatatttaaattaggCGGTGAAACCAGccataaacaaagaaattaaaagaaacagtTTAGGCGGTATTTTAAAACCAgccatataataaaacataaaattaaataaattaatgcacaaaaataaataaactgaaattaaaatgataggCGATAGAACCGaccatataaataaattagcaaagtgaaattaaaatgctaGGCGGTAGAACCgaccatataaataaaatacataaattaacaaaatttaaataacagttAGGTGGTAGAACCgaccatttaaaataaatgtagaaagtaaattacagaaatttaaagaaataaatttgatttgggGACTGATTTGCAAGGGTTTTTGGGCTAAGATGAAGTTTCTCACAAATTTTATGGAGAATGTTAAGGTTTGAAAAGAAGAGGGGTGCTAACTGAAGTTTtacaaaaagagaataaaatagtATTACGGAAAGAAGgtaatgacaaaataaaaaaaatattaaaataaaataaaaataaagtaaagacaAACTAATaccaaatttagaaaacttcCCGGCAATGGCGCCAAAAACATGCTacgactcaaaagtgtattactctcaagtgtaagagtgtctagttataatataacccggtGAGACTGGGGTCGAACCACAGGGAGTTTTAAATCTagtaaaactaagaaaattaattgtggggaaaagaaattatttgaaatcaatttaaaaataagctaagGTTTATGATCCACTCTttgtattcaaactataattttaatactctctcatttatattttgcctcacttttaccaattaattattatatcatttaattctatgtgtgtggataaatatagaataaagtACATAATGTGCcacactatattaatgtgtcgatattatgtcaaaataccataaaatctagtgatatttataaattaacatgatataaaaataattagaaaagaattaaataaacttaaaaactcaattgagaaaataataataattaatagtttgaaacattAAGCTTCACCATTCACcttagtttaataaaattagctactcatattgaaagaaaacacaacactctttttatttgataaactttttgaaatatattacaaagaaaattgatacaaacggaaacaagaaaagaaagaaagatagaATTTCTTCAGTCTCGGCTTCAGCTCTCCAAATTGCTCTCAAATTGGCTCTCTCAAAATTGGCTCTCCCCCAATTCCTTCTGGCCCCCGGCTTTTATATGCAACATTTGCCTCCtcttcattctttttattcttatttaatttattattatattattaatttattttttataatttaaatgaatgttGAGAAGTGTGATGGCCAGGAGGCGTGGTGACCTCCTGACCATCACAGGCAACCAAAACATGGTTGCCTTTTACTCTTTCgtctttttgttcttttttttaatttttttttattattagatctCCTCAATTGTGTTCCAGTAGTTCTTCTTTGTTCCcgctttcaattccaatttcatctttattcttgaaaaatatttacgagataaaaattaacgaattacgaattaatttaacataaaatatatttggggagtattaaaagaatttacgAATAATGAACGCATTAATTgacacaataagtgaaaaactaataattttatccttattaaatgtacactttCTAGTGTCAATCATGaactaatacataaatttaactaaggaaattttaataacttataaCGATCCATTTTGGATAtacaataaagtaaacacagcaGTGGAAATATAACTCATCAAGATCCAATTCTTCTAGTtaaagtaaacaatttattatattttcattcattgtTTTGATTATAATTTGCTCTAATTGCTGcaaaataaacacaccattaatTCTCACTCTTTGGCGGCTTAGCACtgcaaaattacattaaaaatttagtaattAAATGTACAGGTATTTGTCTCTgcaacttattattttttttaaaaaaatcatgtcaAAGTGAAAGTGACAATAATGTAACACTCATCAAACatgataatcaatttttttctaaataatttaatgggtaaattttaatttattcttttcacatagttaaattttttcttcaaactaTTGATAACTTCAATACACGCTCATTTACTATTAATTGATTACAGTAAATGGAAGTTGCCtttggtaaaatttttattttttaatagtaaataagggtaattttgaaaataatttagtgaTAAATTAAAGTATATAACTATATGTGTCAATATATGAAGGAGTATGGTGAAATTAACTGAATTTCACCATTACACAATCTCGTCCTCAATTCGCTGAAATCACACCTCAACCTCAAAATGAAATTGTCTCACTTGCAAGTCATAAATCGAATTCCGAAAACGTTATTAGAGGAACACTTTAAAAACTTCCAAGCTGCTAGTACACACatattatacatatttt contains:
- the LOC127902268 gene encoding uncharacterized protein LOC127902268, with the translated sequence MCNGEFRDKSPEDALDYLDYIAKNAQHWDTVGSYESSSKPQSSPSSGGMHNLRENHDFQAKFASLVRKVEALESKKNDHVKSVQNISCYVCDFTDHSTQDCPTLPALRESLHEQVNVVDNFKRPNPNPYSQTYNSGWRNHPNFSWRNDNHAQPSQPVPPRQNFQNSQSYLPYVPPPRKTLKDTLHSFIEKQESINNQTMQTLTNLTETISKLTSVLTIHEKGKFPAQPEPNPKSQQHPQMGNSGNQNMSQVKSVITLRGGKVVEKHILDPSETSKDSISENREESVEPLAHEEITNSPHVPPFPQALIKPKKSNHSPEIYEVFKQVKVNIPLLDVIKQVPSERSDPGCPTISWTIGDHKIGHALLDLGASVNLFPYSVYQQLNLGEFKPTSTTLLLADRSIKVPKGIIEDILVQVDKFIYLVDFMVLETEPIANECKQIPVILDRPFLAIANALINCRNGLMNLSFGNMTLELNVFNMCKQPHHQEDDDNENEEIDLIEPIIEEHIQDENFTNSAEICFAGSFESNKELDCDTTNTCPTLNSMQVPIDDDNQSNFEDTVQPEESNEEEAPELELKPLPEELKYAYLGEQQTYPVVISSRLRHDQEGAC